A window of the bacterium genome harbors these coding sequences:
- a CDS encoding acyl-CoA desaturase, which produces MAIALFIVGHWYLSLFSQSFFLHRYSAHKMFNLSKFWEKVFYFLTFISQGSSFLNPRAYAIMHRMHHAFSDTEKDPHSPHFFKDVFRMMWRTKEIYMGFVKGLRSPEKEFDGNCPEWKWMDRISDAWPVRVAWGVLYFIFYYFFVPAGWEWLYALLPIHFLMGPIHGAIVNWCGHKYGYANYDNRDHSKNSLAWDFLMLGELFQNNHHKFPNSANFAQRWFELDPTYPIMRVLDWMKIIKLRKRIMSD; this is translated from the coding sequence ATGGCGATCGCATTATTTATTGTGGGACATTGGTATCTGTCACTGTTCTCACAAAGTTTTTTTCTTCACCGGTATTCGGCTCATAAGATGTTCAATTTATCAAAGTTTTGGGAGAAAGTTTTTTACTTTTTAACTTTTATAAGTCAGGGATCGTCATTCTTGAATCCCCGCGCCTATGCGATTATGCACCGAATGCATCACGCGTTTAGCGATACAGAAAAAGACCCTCATTCGCCGCATTTTTTCAAAGATGTGTTCCGTATGATGTGGCGTACTAAAGAAATTTATATGGGATTTGTAAAAGGTCTTCGGTCACCTGAAAAAGAATTTGACGGGAACTGTCCTGAGTGGAAATGGATGGACAGAATTTCCGATGCTTGGCCGGTTCGCGTCGCATGGGGTGTTCTGTATTTTATTTTCTATTATTTTTTTGTTCCGGCCGGATGGGAATGGTTATACGCCTTACTTCCGATACATTTTCTGATGGGCCCTATTCACGGAGCTATTGTCAATTGGTGTGGCCATAAATACGGCTATGCCAATTACGATAACCGGGATCATTCAAAAAATTCTCTGGCTTGGGATTTTTTGATGCTGGGTGAATTGTTCCAGAATAATCACCACAAGTTCCCAAACAGCGCCAATTTTGCACAGCGGTGGTTTGAACTGGATCCGACTTACCCGATCATGAGGGTATTGGACTGGATGAAGATAATTAAGTTGAGAAAAAGAATAATGTCTGATTAA
- a CDS encoding ABC transporter ATP-binding protein, whose product MYLFIFKTFRFLSFTIIVFCFFYSVFSVASVSILMPFVNFIFTDYRPDANTFLFPLFESEKSVLLAALCLITWFLFLLKNLSFVAAQLRASRMKNELLQHLREDYMQRVFGQDMFYFHNIPAGYITSRVFEVTRQLSEKLSLGFYDVARNIPLTLLYSAVLIFISWKLMALSLVLIPLISLAGNRFHKILQKSIADEQHALSRLIHHLQQKLYGIKLIKLFNSEKFELGKFHEQSSELKRVFQFRDRVESIGVSVVEMIGVSAGVLLLYVIGTETLGGQFQYGPGGFVLFIAAVFSLIDPVKNLIRSVHSLKEADVLWATLRQLKVKEHVEPEISESPQLFEKQIVFDNVSFHFENRSDPVFENLNLKINHGEKIMLTGKSGVGKSTLIDLLLGLYQPSSGVVSIDKIPLININRKYLSRIFGVVTQEAFLFHDTIRNNIAYDMYEITDDQIMEALHKVQLLEWYIQQPHGLDTVIGDRGQTMSGGEKQRLILARLILRNPDILIFDEATSSLDIPAEKALYATILNLFSDKTMIFISHRHTLYPFTGRIVEIKNRGITERAVSSSFA is encoded by the coding sequence ATGTATTTATTTATATTCAAGACATTCCGTTTCCTCTCTTTCACGATCATCGTGTTCTGCTTTTTCTACTCGGTCTTTTCTGTCGCCAGCGTTTCGATCCTCATGCCGTTCGTTAATTTTATTTTTACCGACTATCGCCCGGACGCAAATACATTTCTGTTTCCGCTTTTTGAAAGTGAGAAAAGCGTCTTGCTGGCCGCCTTGTGCCTGATAACTTGGTTCCTATTCCTGCTGAAAAACCTGTCTTTTGTTGCCGCGCAGCTTCGAGCCTCCCGAATGAAAAACGAACTTCTTCAGCATTTGCGCGAAGATTACATGCAGAGAGTTTTTGGCCAGGATATGTTCTATTTTCATAATATTCCCGCCGGATATATTACTTCGCGGGTTTTTGAAGTCACAAGGCAATTATCCGAAAAACTCAGCCTCGGATTCTATGACGTTGCGCGCAATATTCCGCTTACCCTATTATATTCGGCCGTTTTAATTTTTATCAGCTGGAAACTTATGGCGCTGAGCCTGGTTCTAATTCCGTTGATCAGTTTGGCCGGCAATCGTTTCCATAAAATCCTGCAGAAATCTATAGCAGACGAGCAACATGCCCTCAGCAGGCTTATTCATCACCTACAGCAAAAATTGTACGGCATCAAGCTTATCAAACTGTTTAACTCGGAAAAATTTGAGCTCGGTAAGTTTCACGAGCAAAGCTCTGAGTTAAAACGCGTTTTTCAATTCAGAGACCGTGTAGAATCAATCGGCGTATCGGTTGTTGAAATGATCGGCGTCAGCGCCGGCGTGCTTTTGCTGTATGTGATCGGAACAGAGACGCTGGGCGGACAATTCCAATATGGACCTGGCGGATTTGTCTTATTCATCGCCGCCGTCTTTTCTTTAATCGATCCTGTTAAAAACTTGATCCGGTCCGTTCATTCGCTCAAAGAAGCCGATGTCCTATGGGCAACGCTGCGGCAATTGAAAGTCAAAGAACATGTTGAGCCTGAAATTTCAGAATCACCGCAACTATTTGAAAAGCAGATTGTGTTTGATAATGTTTCTTTCCATTTTGAAAATCGTTCTGATCCGGTTTTTGAGAACCTTAATCTAAAGATCAACCACGGCGAAAAAATTATGCTTACTGGGAAAAGCGGTGTCGGGAAAAGTACGCTGATTGATTTACTTTTGGGCTTATATCAACCTTCCAGTGGCGTCGTATCAATTGACAAGATACCCCTGATCAACATAAACAGGAAATATTTGTCACGTATTTTTGGCGTTGTAACGCAGGAGGCATTCTTATTTCACGACACAATTAGAAATAATATAGCTTACGATATGTATGAAATTACCGATGATCAAATCATGGAAGCCCTTCATAAGGTTCAGCTATTAGAGTGGTATATACAACAGCCGCACGGATTAGATACCGTGATCGGCGACCGAGGACAAACGATGTCCGGCGGGGAAAAACAGAGACTAATACTCGCAAGGCTAATCTTGCGAAACCCGGACATTCTCATTTTTGACGAAGCAACGTCGTCATTGGACATCCCGGCGGAAAAAGCGCTATATGCCACTATCCTTAATTTATTTTCCGATAAAACGATGATTTTCATTTCGCATCGGCATACGCTCTATCCGTTTACCGGACGCATCGTCGAGATTAAAAATCGAGGCATTACTGAACGCGCCGTTTCGTCAAGTTTTGCTTGA
- a CDS encoding oxidative damage protection protein: protein MPRMVHCAKLGAELEGLDRAPIPGELGKKVFENISKQAWKMFEDHFKMVMNEYRLNLMDPRTDEIFKQQVTEFLFSGSARAPEGFTEQK, encoded by the coding sequence ATGCCGCGAATGGTACATTGCGCTAAATTAGGCGCTGAATTAGAAGGATTGGATCGGGCGCCGATCCCGGGAGAACTTGGCAAAAAGGTGTTTGAAAATATTTCCAAACAGGCGTGGAAAATGTTTGAGGATCATTTCAAAATGGTGATGAATGAATACCGCTTGAATTTAATGGATCCAAGAACCGATGAGATTTTCAAGCAACAGGTGACTGAGTTCTTATTCAGCGGATCGGCACGGGCGCCGGAAGGATTTACGGAACAGAAGTAA